The Arachis hypogaea cultivar Tifrunner chromosome 14, arahy.Tifrunner.gnm2.J5K5, whole genome shotgun sequence genome has a segment encoding these proteins:
- the LOC112742496 gene encoding probable zinc transporter 10, translating into MGASNNTCSIKGLIVALCFHQMFKGMGLGGCILQVQYKLLKRMVLVLLFSITTPFGIALGIGLSRIYKENNPSALITVSMLNASSAGLLIYMALVDLLSTDFMSPRLQNNIKLQFKSYVAVFLGVAGMSVMTKWN; encoded by the coding sequence ATGGGTGCTTCAAATAACACATGTTCCATAAAAGGCCTTATAGTGGCCCTTTGCTTCCATCAAATGTTTAAAGGCATGGGTCTTGGCGGTTGCATTCTTCAGGTCCAATACAAGTTGTTAAAGAGGATGGTGTTAGTGCTGTTGTTCTCGATTACAACTCCATTTGGAATCGCATTAGGAATTGGATTGTCCagaatctacaaagagaacaacCCAAGTGCCCTAATCACAGTTAGTATGCTTAATGCTTCATCAGCTGGGCTTTTAATCTATATGGCATTGGTTGACCTTCTCTCTACTGATTTCATGAGTCCAAGGTTACAGAACAACATTAAGCTCCAATTCAAGTCTTACGTTGCTGTCTTTCTGGGTGTTGCTGGCATGTCTGTCATGACAAAATGGAATTAA